From the Streptomyces nigrescens genome, one window contains:
- a CDS encoding YlxR family protein has product MSGRTHARACPERTCLGCRERAAKGDLLRIVEIEGECVPDPRGTLPGRGAYVHPTLVCLDPAVRRRAFNRAYRARGPFDTTALRQYVERAEQPLQ; this is encoded by the coding sequence GTGTCTGGCCGGACGCATGCCCGCGCATGCCCTGAGCGCACCTGTCTGGGATGCCGGGAGCGAGCGGCCAAGGGCGATTTGCTGCGCATCGTGGAGATCGAGGGTGAGTGTGTCCCCGATCCTCGCGGTACGCTGCCCGGCCGGGGTGCTTATGTGCACCCGACACTGGTCTGCCTCGACCCGGCGGTTCGCCGCCGGGCGTTCAACCGGGCCTACCGGGCCCGGGGACCGTTCGACACGACGGCCTTGCGCCAGTACGTCGAACGCGCCGAGCAGCCCCTGCAATAA
- the nusA gene encoding transcription termination factor NusA — protein MDIDMSALRGLVREKEISFDLLVEAIESALLIAYHRTEGSRRRARVELDRSTGHVTVWAKEDPEDLTEGEEPREFDDTPSGFGRIAATTAKQVILQRLRDAEEEITFGEYAGREGDVVTGVVQQGKDPKNVLVDIGRLEAILPVQEQVPGEDYAHGTRLRSYVVRVVKGVRGPSVTLSRTHPNLVKKLFAMEVPEIADGSVEISAIAREAGHRTKIAVRSTRSGLNAKGACIGPMGGRVRAVMAELHGEKIDIVDWSDDPAELVANALSPARVSKVEVVDLAARSARVTVPDYQLSLAIGKEGQNARLAARLTGWRIDIRPDTEHTPQD, from the coding sequence GTGGATATCGACATGAGTGCCCTGCGGGGTCTGGTGCGGGAGAAGGAGATCTCGTTCGACCTGCTGGTCGAGGCGATCGAGTCGGCCCTCCTCATCGCCTACCACCGCACCGAAGGCAGCCGCCGGCGGGCGCGGGTGGAGCTGGACCGCAGCACCGGCCATGTGACGGTGTGGGCGAAGGAAGACCCCGAGGACCTCACGGAGGGCGAGGAGCCCCGCGAGTTCGACGACACCCCCTCCGGCTTCGGGCGGATCGCGGCGACCACCGCCAAGCAGGTCATCCTGCAGCGGCTGCGGGACGCCGAGGAAGAGATCACGTTCGGTGAGTACGCCGGACGGGAGGGCGATGTCGTCACCGGCGTCGTCCAGCAGGGCAAGGACCCCAAGAACGTCCTGGTCGACATCGGCCGCCTGGAGGCCATCCTGCCGGTGCAGGAGCAGGTCCCCGGTGAGGACTACGCACACGGCACCCGGCTGCGCTCGTACGTCGTACGGGTGGTCAAGGGCGTCCGCGGCCCGTCCGTGACGCTCTCGCGCACCCACCCCAATCTGGTGAAGAAGCTCTTCGCCATGGAGGTCCCGGAGATCGCGGACGGCTCGGTGGAGATCTCCGCCATCGCCCGCGAGGCCGGCCACCGCACCAAGATCGCCGTACGGTCGACGCGCTCCGGCCTGAACGCCAAGGGCGCCTGCATCGGCCCGATGGGCGGCCGGGTGCGCGCCGTGATGGCCGAGCTGCACGGCGAGAAGATCGACATCGTGGACTGGTCGGACGACCCGGCCGAGCTGGTGGCGAACGCGCTGTCGCCGGCCCGGGTCAGCAAGGTCGAGGTCGTGGACCTGGCGGCACGCTCCGCCCGGGTCACCGTGCCCGACTACCAGCTGTCACTGGCCATCGGCAAGGAAGGGCAGAATGCCCGGCTCGCCGCCCGCCTCACGGGCTGGCGGATCGACATCCGTCCGGACACCGAGCACACGCCGCAGGACTGA
- the rimP gene encoding ribosome maturation factor RimP, with the protein MSTTQSERLRGLLEPLIAARDLDLEEIEVTPAGKRRVLRIVVDSDEGVQLDECAALSREASEVLDDSDVMGGAPYTLEVTSPGADRPLTELRHYRRAVGRLIKAQLHEGGELVARITAVDESGLDLEVPGVKGRKPTARRVSFDEIAKARVELEFNRKSDKRDAQHDEKIDENKEEA; encoded by the coding sequence ATGAGCACCACCCAGAGCGAGAGGCTGCGCGGACTGCTTGAACCGCTCATCGCCGCGCGCGACCTGGATCTGGAAGAGATCGAGGTGACACCGGCAGGCAAGCGGCGGGTGCTGAGGATCGTGGTCGATTCCGACGAGGGCGTCCAGCTGGACGAGTGTGCCGCGCTGAGCCGCGAGGCCTCCGAGGTCCTGGACGACTCCGATGTGATGGGCGGCGCCCCGTACACCCTCGAGGTGACCTCACCCGGCGCCGACCGCCCGCTGACCGAGCTGCGGCACTACCGCCGCGCCGTCGGCCGCCTCATCAAGGCCCAACTCCACGAGGGCGGCGAGCTGGTGGCCCGGATCACCGCCGTCGACGAGTCCGGACTGGACCTCGAGGTGCCGGGCGTCAAGGGCCGCAAGCCGACCGCACGCCGGGTCTCCTTCGACGAGATCGCCAAGGCGCGCGTCGAGCTGGAGTTCAACCGCAAGTCCGACAAGCGCGACGCGCAGCACGACGAGAAGATCGACGAGAACAAGGAGGAGGCGTAG
- a CDS encoding ferritin-like domain-containing protein, which produces MTAGTARGSRRDNDDSGHEELTAVQAALAAEHAAVYGYGVVGGRIAGDRREEAQAAYDGHRARRDALRRVVRDLGGTPQAAAAAYKLPFPVPDAAAAARLAAELEDRLAAVYADLVRAGGSVRRREAAAALREAAVRSVRWRGGGVAFPGLVERAADAAPSGSASAPAGAL; this is translated from the coding sequence ATGACGGCCGGAACGGCTCGCGGCAGCAGGCGCGACAACGACGACAGCGGCCACGAGGAGCTGACGGCGGTGCAGGCGGCACTGGCCGCCGAGCATGCGGCGGTGTACGGCTACGGGGTGGTCGGCGGGCGGATCGCCGGTGACCGGCGCGAGGAGGCCCAGGCGGCGTACGACGGACATCGCGCCCGCCGGGATGCGCTGCGCCGCGTGGTGCGCGACCTGGGCGGTACACCGCAGGCCGCGGCCGCCGCCTACAAGCTGCCCTTCCCGGTGCCGGACGCGGCAGCCGCGGCCCGGCTGGCGGCGGAGCTGGAGGACCGGCTGGCCGCCGTGTACGCGGATCTCGTACGGGCCGGCGGCTCGGTCAGGCGGCGGGAGGCGGCGGCCGCGCTGCGCGAGGCGGCGGTGCGGTCGGTGCGCTGGCGCGGCGGCGGCGTAGCCTTCCCTGGGCTCGTGGAACGGGCCGCGGACGCCGCTCCGTCCGGCTCCGCGAGCGCCCCCGCGGGCGCGCTCTGA
- a CDS encoding aminoglycoside phosphotransferase family protein, translated as MATAPIEPPQRLVSSLSSDPESPVRQWLTALPTLVQQRLEAWELTLERVHAPGGRSSLLALVRQQDGTPAALKFPVPGRVSAHEAAALEVWDGWGAVRLLRSDDKSGALLLERLQGGVSLRSLPEAKALLEAAGTVRRLWVQPGPGHPFETLAARTEEAVEGLRTAGALTRAAGPLVEQALELRRGLPDGSDEQFLLHGAFRQGKVLAGARAPWLAVGPAPVVGERAYDLAALVLDRFEDLLAGSGAAAAARRRVAKLADSLEVDRDRLRDWTLYRAVDTGVREAAVGDRQRGEQLLEFAAWL; from the coding sequence ATGGCAACGGCACCCATCGAACCGCCGCAGCGGTTGGTGAGTTCGCTGAGCAGCGATCCGGAAAGTCCGGTGCGGCAGTGGCTCACGGCACTCCCGACGCTGGTTCAGCAGCGGCTGGAGGCCTGGGAGCTGACGCTGGAGCGGGTGCACGCGCCCGGTGGCCGCAGCAGTCTGCTCGCGCTCGTGCGGCAGCAGGACGGAACGCCCGCGGCGCTGAAGTTCCCGGTGCCGGGGCGGGTGTCGGCGCACGAGGCGGCGGCGCTGGAGGTGTGGGACGGCTGGGGCGCGGTGCGGCTGCTGCGGTCCGACGACAAGAGCGGTGCGCTGCTGCTGGAGCGGCTGCAGGGCGGGGTGTCGCTGCGTTCGCTGCCGGAGGCCAAGGCGCTGCTGGAGGCGGCCGGTACGGTGCGGCGGCTGTGGGTGCAGCCCGGCCCGGGCCATCCCTTCGAGACGCTGGCCGCGCGTACGGAGGAGGCCGTGGAGGGGCTGCGCACCGCCGGGGCCCTGACCCGGGCCGCCGGGCCGCTGGTGGAGCAGGCACTGGAGCTGCGGCGCGGTCTGCCGGACGGGTCCGACGAGCAGTTTCTGCTGCACGGCGCGTTCCGGCAGGGCAAGGTGCTGGCCGGTGCGCGGGCGCCCTGGCTGGCGGTCGGCCCGGCGCCGGTGGTCGGCGAGCGGGCGTACGACCTGGCGGCGCTGGTGCTGGACCGGTTCGAGGATCTGCTGGCCGGTTCCGGCGCGGCCGCCGCGGCCCGCCGCCGGGTGGCCAAGCTGGCCGACTCCCTGGAGGTGGACCGGGACCGGCTGCGCGACTGGACGCTGTACCGGGCCGTGGACACCGGCGTGCGGGAGGCGGCCGTGGGCGACCGGCAGCGCGGTGAACAGCTGCTGGAGTTCGCGGCCTGGCTGTAG